One Fontisphaera persica DNA window includes the following coding sequences:
- a CDS encoding efflux RND transporter periplasmic adaptor subunit, which translates to MNRSTRMAGPVGLGVVALAAALGLVTACRPKPAGGAAQGMAPVVSVARPVITAVTNYDEYPARLEAVEAVEVRARVSGYIESIHFQDGAEVKAGDLLMVIDPRPFAAELARAQAERLRAQAGVEQARAQHVQVFTRLELARNDLQRAEKLRQARAISEEEFDLRNKAVREAEAALQAAQATVAAAEAAVGAAEAAIKTAQLNLDYTRVTAPIAGRVGRRLVTAGNLVQGGGQAPGTVLVTLVTQSPIYAYFDVSERAYFQYRKAGLALGNAAGQPSLPCEGRLEGEPDFLHRGRVDFLDNQLTPATGTLRLRGVFENADRSLVPGAFLRVRLPVERVEKALLIPEAAILAEQTRKFVYVLGPDQTVQPRPVTLGRPQGMQRVILNGLSPEDSVVVSGLLMLRPGMKVQVGAPGQGPAGPGAATNAPAARGAGGKG; encoded by the coding sequence ATGAACCGTTCAACGCGAATGGCCGGGCCGGTGGGGCTGGGCGTGGTGGCGCTGGCGGCGGCGCTGGGGCTGGTCACCGCCTGCCGGCCCAAACCGGCGGGTGGGGCGGCGCAGGGCATGGCGCCGGTGGTGAGCGTGGCCCGGCCGGTGATTACGGCGGTGACGAACTATGACGAGTACCCGGCGCGCCTGGAGGCGGTGGAGGCGGTGGAAGTGCGCGCCCGTGTCTCCGGCTACATTGAATCCATCCATTTCCAGGACGGAGCGGAGGTGAAGGCGGGGGACCTGCTGATGGTCATTGACCCGCGGCCTTTTGCGGCGGAGCTGGCGCGGGCGCAGGCAGAGCGCTTGCGCGCCCAGGCCGGGGTGGAACAGGCCAGAGCGCAACACGTGCAGGTGTTTACCCGCCTGGAGCTGGCGCGCAATGATTTGCAGCGGGCTGAGAAGCTGCGCCAGGCCCGCGCCATTTCCGAGGAAGAATTTGATTTGCGCAACAAGGCCGTGCGCGAGGCGGAAGCCGCCCTCCAGGCCGCGCAGGCCACCGTGGCCGCAGCAGAAGCGGCTGTGGGCGCGGCGGAGGCGGCCATTAAAACCGCGCAACTGAATCTGGATTACACACGGGTCACGGCACCCATTGCGGGGCGCGTGGGGCGGCGGCTGGTCACGGCAGGCAACCTGGTCCAGGGCGGCGGCCAGGCGCCGGGGACGGTGCTGGTCACGCTGGTGACGCAATCGCCCATTTACGCCTATTTTGACGTGAGCGAGCGCGCTTACTTCCAATACCGCAAGGCCGGCCTGGCCTTGGGCAATGCAGCCGGCCAGCCGTCGCTGCCGTGCGAGGGACGGCTGGAGGGCGAGCCGGACTTCCTGCACCGTGGGCGGGTGGATTTTCTGGACAACCAGTTGACACCGGCCACGGGGACGCTGCGTTTGCGCGGGGTGTTTGAGAATGCCGACCGTTCGCTGGTGCCGGGAGCCTTCCTGCGAGTGCGCCTGCCGGTGGAGCGCGTGGAGAAGGCGTTGCTCATCCCGGAAGCGGCCATTCTCGCCGAGCAGACCCGCAAGTTTGTCTATGTGCTGGGGCCGGACCAAACCGTGCAGCCGCGGCCGGTCACGCTCGGGCGGCCGCAGGGGATGCAACGCGTAATCTTGAACGGCTTAAGCCCGGAGGATTCGGTGGTGGTGAGCGGCCTGCTCATGTTGCGGCCCGGCATGAAAGTGCAGGTGGGCGCGCCGGGACAGGGGCCGGCGGGGCCGGGGGCGGCCACCAATGCCCCTGCCGCCAGGGGGGCGGGGGGCAAGGGTTAA
- a CDS encoding TetR/AcrR family transcriptional regulator, with protein MPERKNLRRDPQNRILDAAEAAFAELGYEGASLRDIVARAKVNLPTVYYYFRSKEGLLEAVFRRRFGPLREEHYALLQEKEARAGDRPLAVEEVLEAMLLPPLRMAARGGQSPVVMRLIGRIVSDPSSRTQAMLRQLHHDVKEEFLRRLARACPHLSREELGWRVIGLWGALGYLLAHPQRVLEESGGQFDLRRTDQALPRLVAFFAAALQSPPVRDTGGQPPAGGAR; from the coding sequence ATGCCGGAACGCAAAAACCTCCGTCGGGACCCGCAAAACCGCATCCTCGATGCGGCCGAGGCCGCTTTTGCCGAGCTGGGTTATGAGGGCGCCTCCCTGCGGGACATCGTGGCCCGCGCGAAGGTCAACCTGCCCACTGTTTATTATTATTTCCGCAGCAAGGAAGGACTGCTGGAGGCGGTCTTCCGCCGCCGTTTCGGCCCGCTGCGGGAGGAGCACTACGCGCTGTTGCAGGAGAAGGAGGCGCGCGCCGGCGACCGCCCGCTGGCTGTGGAGGAGGTATTGGAGGCCATGCTGCTGCCGCCCTTGCGCATGGCGGCGCGCGGCGGGCAATCGCCGGTGGTCATGCGGCTGATTGGGCGGATTGTTTCCGATCCCAGCTCCCGCACCCAGGCCATGCTGCGGCAGTTGCACCACGATGTGAAGGAGGAATTCCTGCGCCGGCTGGCGCGGGCCTGCCCCCACCTGAGCCGGGAGGAATTGGGCTGGCGGGTCATTGGGCTGTGGGGCGCGCTGGGATACCTGCTGGCGCATCCCCAGCGGGTGCTGGAGGAAAGCGGGGGGCAGTTTGATTTGCGGCGGACGGACCAGGCTCTGCCGCGGCTGGTGGCTTTTTTTGCGGCGGCCCTGCAATCGCCCCCGGTGAGAGACACCGGCGGCCAACCCCCCGCCGGCGGGGCGCGTTAG
- a CDS encoding DUF933 domain-containing protein produces the protein MKLCLLGLSEIKPGKINIKDPRLDEADRLVEAKKKTYAQVEAVGEEGLPTAEAVLTTTEGRAELILRDLELVETRLSRGPAEAEAKVLEKLKGLLEAETLLSQAGLAPEEWQAVHAHQFLTTKPIVVASEAERSDPDALVVRAVREGGYISFLTVGGKENRAWLIRQGTTAWEAAGVIHSDIQKGFIRAEIISYADFLAAGGETEAKRAGKLRLETKTYVMQDYDLVNFRFNK, from the coding sequence ATGAAACTGTGTTTGCTGGGACTCTCGGAAATTAAACCGGGCAAAATCAACATTAAAGACCCGCGTTTGGATGAGGCCGACCGGCTGGTCGAGGCCAAGAAGAAAACCTATGCCCAGGTGGAGGCGGTGGGCGAGGAAGGGTTACCCACCGCGGAAGCGGTGCTGACCACCACGGAAGGGCGGGCAGAACTCATCCTGCGCGACCTGGAGCTGGTGGAAACCCGCCTTTCCCGCGGGCCGGCCGAGGCCGAGGCCAAAGTGCTGGAAAAACTTAAAGGCTTGCTGGAGGCCGAAACCCTGCTCAGCCAGGCCGGGCTGGCGCCGGAGGAATGGCAGGCCGTGCACGCCCACCAATTTCTGACCACCAAACCCATTGTGGTGGCCTCCGAGGCCGAACGCAGCGACCCGGATGCCCTGGTGGTCCGCGCTGTGCGCGAGGGCGGGTATATCAGTTTCCTGACGGTGGGCGGCAAGGAAAACCGCGCCTGGCTGATTCGCCAGGGGACCACCGCCTGGGAGGCGGCCGGCGTCATTCACAGTGACATTCAAAAAGGCTTTATCCGCGCCGAAATCATCAGCTACGCCGATTTCCTGGCGGCTGGCGGTGAAACCGAGGCCAAGCGCGCGGGCAAATTGCGGCTCGAAACCAAAACCTACGTGATGCAGGACTACGACCTGGTCAATTTCCGGTTCAACAAATAA
- a CDS encoding GspE/PulE family protein — protein sequence MTFPPVTEVLAAALQVTPSQVETWRSIWRKAGEDGNAEPLLDFLCRERGISEEAFLQQLARVLGLPFLDLPKVDVPTEARNKISTKVAFQYFALPTAFENGVLQVCVCNPFDAAMLSAVQYDAGLPITLALAPRAEVEKALKKYYGVGAATLDEVSDQEEEIPDFGPLSDKEITGDDQEASVIKFVNQVIWEAYKDRATDIHFEPAEDELRIRYRIDGILHQTPMPPQLKKFQASIISRIKVMSGMNIAEKRLPQDGRINVRIKGEELDIRVSTVPTVYGESVSLRLLTRGKVFLGLDKLGFSPEQEARIREIIVKPHGIMLVTGPTGSGKSTSLYAFLSSINSVTKRIITIEEPVEYELKGINQIAVRSDIGLTFAVGLRHILRQDPNVIMVGEIRDLETAEIAIRAALTGHLVFSTLHTNDAPSAFTRLIDMGIEPFLVASSVEAVLAQRLVRTICPHCKVEQKVERDYLRKIGFPEEHIETAVFFRGAGCEECRQLGYQGRTGIYELLLVSEPIRPLIMNRAPATAIAAQAIAEGMHTLRQDGWNKVMAGITTIEEVLRVTQTEEHRSLMEESRAELLART from the coding sequence ATGACGTTTCCACCCGTCACTGAAGTGCTGGCGGCGGCGCTGCAAGTCACGCCGTCCCAGGTCGAGACCTGGCGGTCCATCTGGCGCAAAGCCGGAGAGGACGGCAACGCCGAGCCTTTGCTGGACTTTTTGTGCCGGGAGCGCGGGATTTCCGAGGAGGCTTTTTTGCAGCAACTGGCGCGCGTGCTCGGCCTTCCCTTCCTCGATTTGCCCAAGGTGGATGTGCCCACCGAGGCCCGCAACAAAATCTCCACCAAGGTGGCCTTTCAATACTTTGCGCTGCCCACCGCCTTCGAGAATGGCGTGCTGCAGGTTTGTGTCTGCAACCCCTTCGACGCCGCCATGCTCAGCGCCGTTCAGTACGACGCCGGCCTGCCCATCACCCTGGCCCTGGCCCCGCGCGCGGAGGTGGAAAAGGCCCTCAAAAAATACTACGGTGTGGGCGCCGCCACCCTGGACGAGGTCAGCGACCAGGAGGAGGAAATTCCGGATTTTGGCCCGTTGTCGGACAAGGAAATCACCGGCGACGACCAGGAGGCCAGCGTCATCAAATTTGTCAACCAGGTCATCTGGGAGGCTTACAAGGACCGCGCGACGGACATTCATTTCGAGCCGGCCGAGGACGAGCTGCGCATCCGTTACCGCATTGACGGCATCCTGCACCAGACGCCCATGCCGCCGCAGTTGAAGAAATTCCAGGCGTCCATCATCTCCCGTATCAAGGTGATGTCCGGCATGAACATCGCCGAGAAACGCCTGCCGCAGGACGGCCGCATCAACGTCCGCATCAAGGGCGAGGAGCTGGACATCCGCGTTTCCACCGTGCCCACCGTCTATGGGGAGAGCGTTTCGCTGCGCCTGCTCACCCGCGGCAAGGTGTTTCTGGGCCTGGACAAGCTCGGTTTCTCCCCGGAGCAGGAGGCGCGCATCCGCGAAATTATCGTCAAACCGCACGGCATCATGCTCGTCACCGGGCCCACCGGCTCGGGCAAGTCCACCTCGCTTTACGCCTTCCTCAGCAGCATCAACTCGGTGACCAAGCGCATCATCACCATCGAGGAGCCGGTGGAGTACGAGCTGAAGGGCATCAACCAGATTGCCGTGCGTTCGGACATCGGCCTGACCTTTGCCGTGGGGCTTCGCCACATCCTCCGCCAGGACCCCAACGTCATCATGGTGGGCGAAATCCGCGACCTGGAAACCGCGGAAATCGCCATTCGCGCCGCGCTGACCGGCCACCTGGTGTTCAGCACGCTGCACACCAATGACGCCCCCAGCGCCTTCACGCGCCTCATTGACATGGGCATCGAGCCGTTCCTGGTGGCCTCCTCCGTCGAGGCCGTCCTGGCCCAGCGCCTGGTGCGGACCATCTGCCCCCATTGCAAAGTGGAGCAAAAAGTCGAGCGTGATTACCTCCGCAAAATCGGCTTTCCAGAGGAGCACATTGAGACGGCCGTCTTTTTCCGCGGCGCCGGTTGCGAGGAATGCCGCCAACTGGGCTACCAGGGGCGCACCGGCATTTACGAACTGTTGCTGGTTTCGGAGCCCATCCGGCCGCTGATTATGAATCGCGCCCCGGCCACCGCCATTGCCGCCCAGGCCATTGCCGAGGGCATGCACACCCTGCGCCAGGACGGCTGGAACAAGGTCATGGCTGGCATCACGACCATTGAGGAAGTGCTGCGTGTCACCCAAACGGAAGAACACCGCAGCTTGATGGAAGAATCCCGCGCTGAACTGCTTGCCCGCACTTGA
- a CDS encoding type 4a pilus biogenesis protein PilO has product MNRLFDQLNLRPQERRLVMLAMVVLFGVINLWLVFPRLDDWRELRQKLITATETYERRAAEAAKLPEYKAKLEQLQSEGQFIPPEDQSASLMEIISREAAVANISLSKIAPGGGGPIPNNPFFEEQRVTLNGVAAEGDLVNFLRNLGNHPALLRVRDMTLKPDASGTKLAVDLTIAGNYPKKAGPRPKPGFRTPTSLPKS; this is encoded by the coding sequence ATGAACCGCCTCTTTGACCAACTGAATCTGCGTCCGCAGGAGCGCCGGCTGGTGATGCTGGCGATGGTGGTGTTGTTTGGGGTCATCAACCTCTGGCTGGTGTTTCCGCGCCTGGACGACTGGCGCGAGCTGCGCCAGAAACTCATCACCGCCACCGAGACCTACGAGCGCCGCGCCGCTGAAGCCGCCAAACTCCCCGAATACAAAGCCAAGCTGGAGCAGCTCCAGAGCGAGGGCCAGTTCATTCCGCCCGAGGACCAGAGCGCCTCCCTCATGGAAATCATCAGCCGCGAAGCCGCCGTGGCCAACATCAGCCTCAGCAAAATCGCCCCCGGTGGCGGCGGGCCGATTCCCAACAACCCCTTCTTTGAAGAACAGCGGGTGACCCTCAACGGGGTGGCGGCCGAAGGGGACCTGGTCAATTTCCTGCGGAATCTGGGCAATCACCCCGCCCTGCTGCGGGTGCGGGACATGACGTTGAAACCGGACGCCAGCGGCACCAAGCTGGCCGTGGACCTGACCATCGCCGGCAACTACCCCAAGAAAGCCGGCCCGCGGCCCAAGCCGGGCTTCCGCACGCCCACTTCCCTGCCTAAAAGTTAA
- a CDS encoding secretin N-terminal domain-containing protein: MKTCFPCAGWLARRLWPLALLLSAALPLLHAADPAPVPVPPALPVPPALPQPPVPKPPTTATNPAVTTSTPGGTNAATVTAPPRLPSSLNTAAFTNLPMEMRIKALRTAGLTNEAERLAATLTNAPSATGTNAAPGEEILPVNTIRLQAAELSAVLDVYALLVQRTILRPSSLPDTKITLRNTTPLTVSEAVRAIEAVLSMNQITLIPVGDKFVKVVPQTVAFQEAKRPSSLDEVHEMEDLGPFVTVVRQMTNAKPSEVVQAIQPFAKMQGGIVPIDSSGILVLRDYADNVKRMMELLDKIDVTVPLEVEPVVIPIKYALAGDIAQVLGQLTSGTVASTGTGAGSTRGLSRPTTTTGRTSPFGTTPGQPGYNPMNPGGTTGITPTTSPGSAQSAFQDRLRSIVARAAGTGDFQILGQAKIIADERINALLVFADKRDRDMITNIISKLDVVLAQVLIEALIVEVGLNDNEEYGISYLQRAVSKGKFTGAGAINNAQGNPFLDPNSIGGVGTNLAGGFTYFARIGDLDIAAKAAASDGRISVLSRPRIQTSHAVEASLFVGETRPYPTGSAYGGYYGAYSTIQQLQIGIELSVLPLINPDGLVVMEIRQRIQNVGEPVRIENVGEVPTTIDRTANAKVAVRDGDTIILGGFISADHSRSKSGVPFLKDIPGLGALFRSSSTKRNRKELIVFIRPTVLENPEAAAKLAATERAKISPVNAVEKQFERDEKERTRQLLDEMQRDERKKKTGRSTGEPAANSLQSFPPM, translated from the coding sequence ATGAAAACCTGTTTCCCCTGCGCCGGCTGGCTGGCGCGCCGGCTGTGGCCTCTGGCGTTGCTGCTGAGTGCCGCCCTGCCGCTGCTCCACGCCGCCGACCCTGCGCCCGTGCCCGTGCCACCCGCGTTGCCCGTGCCACCAGCCCTGCCGCAACCGCCTGTGCCCAAGCCGCCCACCACGGCCACCAACCCGGCGGTGACCACCTCCACGCCAGGCGGCACCAACGCCGCAACTGTGACGGCCCCGCCTCGCCTGCCGTCCTCCTTGAACACGGCGGCCTTCACCAACCTGCCCATGGAAATGCGCATCAAAGCCCTGCGCACTGCCGGCTTGACCAATGAAGCCGAGCGCCTGGCCGCCACTTTGACCAACGCCCCCAGCGCCACCGGCACCAATGCCGCCCCCGGCGAGGAAATTCTGCCCGTCAACACCATCCGCCTCCAGGCCGCGGAATTAAGCGCGGTGCTGGATGTTTACGCCCTGCTGGTCCAACGCACCATCCTGCGCCCCTCTTCCCTCCCCGATACCAAAATCACCCTGCGCAACACCACGCCCCTCACCGTCTCTGAAGCCGTCCGCGCCATTGAGGCGGTGTTGAGCATGAATCAAATCACTCTCATTCCCGTGGGGGATAAGTTTGTGAAAGTGGTGCCGCAAACCGTGGCTTTTCAGGAGGCCAAACGCCCCAGCAGCCTGGATGAAGTGCACGAGATGGAAGATTTGGGGCCGTTTGTCACCGTGGTGCGGCAAATGACCAATGCCAAACCCAGCGAGGTGGTGCAGGCCATTCAACCGTTTGCCAAAATGCAGGGCGGCATCGTCCCCATAGACAGCAGCGGCATTCTGGTCCTGCGCGATTACGCCGACAACGTCAAGCGCATGATGGAGCTGCTGGACAAAATTGATGTCACCGTCCCCTTGGAAGTCGAGCCGGTGGTCATCCCCATCAAATACGCCTTGGCGGGCGACATCGCCCAGGTTCTGGGCCAGCTCACCTCCGGCACCGTGGCCAGCACCGGCACCGGCGCCGGCAGCACCCGCGGACTAAGCCGGCCCACCACCACCACCGGGCGCACCTCGCCCTTTGGCACCACGCCCGGTCAGCCTGGCTACAACCCCATGAACCCCGGCGGCACCACCGGCATCACTCCCACCACCAGCCCCGGCTCCGCCCAAAGCGCCTTCCAGGACCGCCTCCGCAGCATCGTGGCCCGCGCCGCGGGCACCGGTGATTTTCAAATCCTCGGCCAGGCCAAAATCATTGCCGACGAGCGCATCAACGCGCTGCTGGTGTTTGCTGACAAGCGCGACCGCGACATGATTACCAACATCATCAGCAAGCTGGACGTGGTGCTGGCCCAAGTGCTCATCGAGGCGCTCATTGTCGAAGTCGGCCTCAATGACAACGAGGAATACGGCATCAGCTATCTGCAACGCGCGGTTTCCAAAGGCAAGTTCACCGGCGCCGGCGCCATCAACAACGCCCAGGGCAATCCCTTCCTGGACCCCAACTCCATCGGCGGCGTGGGCACCAATCTCGCTGGCGGCTTCACGTATTTTGCCCGCATCGGGGACTTGGACATCGCCGCCAAGGCCGCCGCCAGCGACGGCCGCATCAGCGTCCTTTCCCGCCCGCGCATCCAAACTTCCCACGCCGTGGAGGCCAGCCTCTTTGTCGGTGAAACCCGGCCCTACCCCACCGGCAGCGCCTACGGCGGTTACTACGGCGCCTACAGCACCATCCAGCAATTGCAAATCGGCATCGAGCTGTCGGTGCTTCCGCTCATCAACCCGGACGGCCTGGTGGTCATGGAAATCCGCCAGCGCATCCAAAATGTGGGCGAGCCGGTCCGCATCGAAAACGTGGGCGAAGTCCCCACCACCATTGACCGCACCGCCAATGCCAAGGTGGCCGTGCGCGACGGCGACACCATCATCCTGGGCGGCTTCATCAGCGCCGACCACTCCCGCAGCAAATCCGGCGTCCCCTTCCTCAAGGACATCCCCGGCCTGGGCGCGCTTTTCCGCTCCTCCTCCACCAAGCGCAACCGCAAGGAGCTGATTGTTTTCATCCGCCCCACCGTGCTCGAAAACCCGGAGGCCGCCGCCAAGCTGGCCGCCACCGAGCGCGCCAAAATCTCACCGGTCAACGCCGTGGAAAAACAGTTCGAGCGCGACGAAAAGGAGCGCACCCGCCAGTTGCTGGATGAAATGCAGCGCGACGAGCGCAAAAAGAAAACCGGCCGCTCCACCGGCGAACCTGCCGCCAACAGCCTGCAATCCTTCCCGCCCATGTAA
- a CDS encoding fumarylacetoacetate hydrolase family protein yields the protein MAAIGRFQKGDEIFFAKVVDGELFRLRGDVFGSPSFDKKPLPQKGVRTLVPVVPSKVIAVGLNYADHARESGKPLPKEPLFWFKAPTSLLPDGGKIEIPFPHHRTDYEAELAIIIGRRVRNVTPAAAARYIFGYTAAQDISDRTIQNSESQWCRCKSFDTFTPLGPFIETKIDPHDLNIQLFQNGQLRQNSNTSQLIFNCFHLVSFISTNMTLLPGDVILTGTPAGVGPIASGDRLEVRIQGLAPLVNSVK from the coding sequence ATGGCTGCCATAGGCCGATTCCAGAAGGGCGATGAGATTTTCTTCGCCAAAGTGGTGGATGGCGAGTTGTTCCGCCTCCGCGGAGATGTTTTTGGCTCGCCGTCCTTTGATAAAAAGCCTCTGCCGCAAAAGGGCGTGCGAACGCTCGTGCCCGTGGTGCCCTCCAAGGTCATCGCGGTGGGATTGAACTATGCCGACCATGCCCGGGAATCCGGCAAGCCACTGCCCAAGGAGCCGCTCTTCTGGTTCAAGGCGCCCACCTCGCTGCTGCCCGACGGCGGCAAAATTGAAATCCCCTTTCCGCATCATCGCACGGATTACGAGGCCGAGCTGGCCATCATCATCGGCCGCCGCGTGCGCAATGTCACGCCCGCCGCCGCCGCGCGCTACATCTTTGGGTACACCGCCGCGCAGGACATCAGCGATCGCACCATCCAAAACTCTGAAAGCCAGTGGTGCCGCTGCAAATCCTTTGACACCTTCACGCCGCTGGGGCCGTTCATTGAGACCAAAATTGACCCGCATGACTTGAACATTCAGCTCTTCCAGAACGGCCAGTTGCGCCAAAACTCCAACACCAGCCAGCTTATTTTCAACTGCTTCCACCTGGTCAGCTTCATCTCCACCAACATGACGCTGCTGCCCGGCGATGTCATCCTGACCGGCACCCCGGCCGGGGTTGGCCCCATTGCCTCGGGCGATCGCCTCGAAGTGCGCATCCAGGGGCTGGCGCCGCTGGTCAACTCCGTCAAATGA